In a genomic window of Scheffersomyces stipitis CBS 6054 chromosome 4, complete sequence:
- a CDS encoding pH-response regulator protein, whose product MAFRPGFHSVAFVLILVSFVFLLLATISPPVVSTFALSKTSDYVYGIFGFCTNSGSKCSTATFPYSLSDVDDKTDNWLLANSSRDNLAKVFIIAPISLGVNFILLALIVAAHFTAKTVTIFAIILNFISFIVTTLVAVIIVVVFYPNVAWTGWILIGAAAANLISIVFLALAATIGSDDNDVDDLDSAENNLTNFTVLENKFNNVSSYGNTSNLAGGFKGPTTSYSANNTFDTSSIEKDYDFKQQQATAVDTTKPFQPYANTSSSINKTVSNNSLYNTKPQTVNDFTTKQASINGSAYSEGSQVGSKASLNNSSGNRQPRVNGAPYPQSAQPDKYSSVFEHHPEVEGHKPFTELDDYDNFDDDDAVPLNRNTPPGSNDSDVDSDFTSVSQRAVNPNYNNYYGQPAPQQPQQSGNGYYAMTPQGPSGQYPHVQQYQPHYQQQSPPQPGPGGYFGGSNGPGAYSRLGQPVPSQRSTVSDNVLNANPDFNLVGPRRRMQPGFVPVAARYNANKSAAASSLMGRGGAPGSGGAPRHAASGPYGGSIP is encoded by the coding sequence ATGGCATTCAGACCAGGCTTCCATTCCGTGGCTTTCGTGCTAATTCTCGTATCGTTTGTGTTTCTCCTATTGGCCACCATCTCGCCTCCGGTGGTCTCGACATTTGCTTTGTCGAAAACCAGCGACTACGTCTACGGCATCTTTGGCTTCTGTACAAACTCTGGCTCAAAGTGTAGCACTGCTACGTTCCCGTATTCACTCAGCGATGTCGATGACAAGACTGACAATTGGTTGTTAGCCAATTCCTCCAGAGACAACTTGGCAAAGGTCTTCATCATTGCACCCATTTCTCTTGGtgtcaacttcatcttgcTTGCGTTGATTGTGGCTGCCCACTTCACCGCTAAAACCGTGACCATCTTTGCTATAATCCTCAACTTCATCAGTTTCATCGTCACTACTCTTGTGGCCGTAATAATagtcgtcgtcttctatCCCAATGTTGCCTGGACAGGCTGGATTCTCATTGGTGCAGCAGCTGCCAACTTGATCTCCATCGTATTCTTAGCTCTTGCCGCCACTATCGGTAGCGACGATAACGACGTCGACGATCTCGACAGTGCtgaaaacaacttgactAATTTTACCGTTCTTGagaacaaattcaacaacgTGAGCTCGTATGGCAATACTAGTAATCTTGCCGGTGGCTTCAAGGGTCCTACTACATCGTATTCTGCCAACAACACCTTTGACACCTCTAGTATCGAAAAGGATTATGATTTTAAACAGCAACAGGCAACGGCCGTAGACACTACCAAGCCTTTCCAGCCATATGCCAACACTCTGTCGTCTATCAATAAAACTGTCAGTAACAATTCACTTTACAACACGAAGCCTCAGACAGTAAACGATTTCACAACAAAACAAGCCTCGATCAACGGTTCCGCGTATTCAGAAGGATCGCAAGTTGGCTCCAAGGCCAGTTTGAACAATAGCAGTGGTAACAGACAGCCTCGAGTTAATGGTGCTCCGTATCCGCAGTCAGCACAGCCTGATAAATATAGCAGCGTTTTTGAGCATCATCCGGAAGTCGAAGGCCACAAGCCTTTTACGGAGTTGGACGACTATGATAACTTCGACGATGATGATGCCGTGCCTCTCAACAGAAACACTCCTCCTGGATCTAACGACTCAGATGTGGACTCCGACTTTACAAGTGTTTCCCAAAGAGCTGTCAATCCTAACTATAACAATTACTATGGACAACCGGCCCCCcaacaacctcaacaaTCTGGAAATGGATACTATGCAATGACCCCACAAGGTCCTTCTGGACAGTATCCTCATGTGCAGCAGTACCAGCCTCATTACCAACAGCAATCTCCTCCTCAACCAGGTCCTGGTGGATATTTCGGTGGTTCGAATGGCCCTGGGGCTTACTCTAGACTCGGCCAGCCTGTTCCTCTGCAACGGTCTACGGTGTCTGACAATGTGTTGAACGCAAACCcagacttcaacttggtagGgcccagaagaagaatgcaACCAGGCTTTGTTCCAGTAGCTGCTAGATACAATGCTAACAAATCTGCGGCTGCTAGCTCATTGATGGGCAGAGGTGGAGCTCCTGGCAGTGGTGGGGCTCCTAGGCATGCTGCTAGTGGACCATATGGAGGCTCTATTCCATGA
- a CDS encoding T-SNARE affecting a late Golgi compartment protein 2 (go_component membrane) — MFRDRTNLFLSYRRTIPRAIRTTNESRFDSLIEEEEGLINQQSRRKTNKYRDTDDGIEMKPVIPSLFDIAQELDSHLVTIKRETNELSALYKRLIIVNKSDKKSLESRIENLNYDILKTFEKCYILVKKFEYLNVNHDRLGLNYTENDLEILNNFKKTYATKIQDSSLIFRNLQNNYIKFLRDDEDEMDSLITSRTSMDTNTLLDEEIDRSQQIENYSKQVLQQTQRNSNQSYLHQREQEISKLAMGILEISTIFKEMESLVVDQGSLLDRIDYNLQNTVHDLKQSDKELIKAKHYQKRTTKCKIIFLMSLIVFVLFIIVLVKPHGSTTVVEKPKHPPQQSIPDRPTIDKPVEGSNVI, encoded by the coding sequence ATGTTTCGAGACCGTACcaatctctttctctcaTATAGGCGGACGATTCCGCGGGCCATCCGGACAACCAATGAGTCACGTTTTGATTCTCTcatagaagaagaggaaggCTTGATAAACCAACAgagtagaaggaaaacCAACAAGTACCGTGATACTGATGATGGAATTGAAATGAAACCGGTGATTCCTTCCCTTTTTGACATCGCCCAAGAGTTGGACTCCCATTTAGTCACGATTAAACGAGAGACCAATGAGTTGCTGGCTCTCTACAAGAGACTTATCATAGTGAATAAATCTGACAAGAAGTCATTAGAGTCTCGaattgaaaacttgaactACGACATCTTGAAAACATTTGAAAAGTGCTATATACTCGTGAAAAAATTTGAGTATTTGAATGTGAATCATGACCGTTTAGGCTTGAATTACACAGAAaacgacttggaaatcttgaacaactttAAGAAAACATATGCTACGAAGATTCAAGACAGTTCGCTCATTTTCCGGAACCTTCAGAATAACtacatcaagttcttgcgagacgatgaagatgaaatggATTCGCTCATTACTTCTAGAACGAGTATGGACACAAACACATTActagatgaagaaatcgacaGATCTCAACAAATCGAAAACTATCTGAAACaggttcttcaacaaacacaaCGAAATCTGAATCAGAGTTATTTACATCAAcgagaacaagaaatttCGAAGTTGGCCATGGGAATTCTTGAGATTCTGACTATCTTCAAAGAGATGGAGAGTCTTGTCGTAGATCAGGGAAGTTTGTTAGACAGAATAGATTACAACCTACAGAACACAGTACATGACTTGAAACAGTCAGACAAGGAGTTGATTAAAGCCAAACATTACCAGAAGAGAACAACCAAGTGTAaaatcatcttcttgatgagTCTCATCGTGTTCGTTCTTTTTATCATCGTGTTGGTGAAGCCTCATGGAAGCACTACTGTTGTAGAGAAACCAAAACACCCCCCACAGCAAAGTATACCAGATCGACCTACCATAGATAAACCTGTCGAAGGCAGTAATGTGATATAG
- a CDS encoding O-dinitrobenzene, calcium and zinc resistance protein, which yields MPKKSTSSKTASLFDIRLKNLDHDVLVLKGNAQDAASALLAGKIMLSLNEPLSIKKFTLRMYANLRLSWQDSYKTTKGEFTKPTKFSKKVYEYVWDNVEINSYLTNLYDNSSQATPSVGISRNQSASSLKNLGSSFLSRSSSNLQLTGMALSNSASSTNLSASPKPGNHILVAGNYEFPFSAVLPGDMPESVEGLPGASLVYRLEATIDRGKFHAPMVAKRHIRVIRTLTTDAAELTETVAVDNTWPKKVEYSLNVPCKAIAIGSGTPISFMLVPLLKGLRLGDISIKLVEYYSYFGYLPPAYNAERIVCEKSIPRPSENDPNFQMDKWEVDTFLRVPLSLSKCTQDCDIFSNLKVRHKIKFVIGLVNPDGHVSELRASLPISLFISPFVTIRASHDDPEEVASHPPNEHGVPPEEEELFTNDLHSASNTSLSDMAEAQAERGELRRSNNNSATNFNGFMAPPVYEKHIYDRLWSDVSPVESPVNSGASTPRVFERPASEVNSHFAMSPLDSVQLNENLRQLSLQRQVQDFSEPGSPIFSSLPGTPQENRAIFNLDGEADHSDYFSRSLGSGSYRPAMARTGSSYNQLISSSVGSPVHISRINSDVNLSTDTLSKVPSYNEALKGDAEEIVLAPMYEPPLPGSQINLAEVNKRFEEMRPSPVPQQTTFKNRSLLSRGSSSANLRNLSSGNSSPSNSRNVSSSNLAGLSRSSSKRSLVGSGSNSNGSSGVSLNAHSPKPSTSPIVHNSTFKTQDLPSHLMLHTQSTSSLKTKPSSSAADRSAAANGAPMKSASSLSLHNLQFLNRKKEKKEK from the exons ATGCCTAAGAAACTGACTTCATCTAAAACGGCCTCTTTGTTTGATATCCGGTTGAAGAACCTCGACCACGATGTGTTGGTACTCAAGGGAAATGCACAGGATGCGGCATCAGCATTGTTGGCTGGAAAAATCATGTTGTCTCTCAATGAACCGTTATCGATCAAGAAATTCACCTTGAGAATGTATGCCAATCTCAGACTCAGTTGGCAGGACTCATATAAGACAACAAAAGGGGAATTTACCAAACCAAccaagttttccaagaaagtCTACGAATATGTGTGGGACAATGTAGAAATCAACCTGTACCTCACCAACTTGTACGACAACTCGTCGCAAGCAACCCCATCTGTAGGTATCAGCAGAAACCAGTCTGCCTCTTCGTTGAAAAACTTgggttcttcttttctcctgaggtcttcttccaatttgcaattgacAGGTATGGCGTTGTCAAATTCGGCATCGTCTACAAACTTGTCTGCTTCCCCCAAACCTGGAAACCATATCCTAGTTGCAGGTAACTATGAATTTCCATTCAGTGCTGTACTTCCCGGAGACATGCCTGAATCAGTAGAAGGTTTGCCTGGTGCTTCGTTGGTGTATCGTCTTGAAGCAACAATCGACAGAGGTAAGTTTCACGCACCTATGGTGGCCAAAAGACACATAAGAGTTATTAGGACATTGACCACTGACGCTGCTGAATTGACAGAAACTGTAGCTGTAGACAATACTTGGCCCAAGAAGGTGGAATACTCGTTAAATGTTCCCTGTAAAGCTATAGCTATTGGTTCAGGTACTCCCATTAGTTTCATGTTGGTGCCATTGTTGAAAGGGTTGAGATTAGGAGACATTTCCATCAAGTTGGTAGAGTACTACTCGTATTTCGGGTATCTTCCTCCAGCATACAATGCCGAACGTATTGTATGTGAGAAGTCGATTCCACGACCTCTGGAAAACGACCCAAACTTCCAGATGGATAAATGGGAAGTCGACACCTTCTTGCGTGTACCACTCAGCTTGTCGAAATGTACTCAGGATTGCGATATTTTCTCGAACTTGAAGGTCAGAcacaagatcaagtttgTCATAGGCTTGGTAAATCCAGACGGACATGTATCCGAGCTTAGAGCTTCGTTACCCATTCTGTTGTTCATTTCTCCCTTTGTGACAATCAGAGCTAGCCACGATGATCCCGAGGAAGTTGCTTCTCATCCTCCAAATGAGCATGGCGTGCCTCcggaggaagaagaattatTCACCAACGATCTTCATAGTGCCAGCAACACCAGCTTGAGCGACATGGCAGAGGCACAGGCTGAAAGAGGCGAATTGAGAAgatccaacaacaactcgGCTACCAACTTCAACGGCTTCATGGCTCCTCCAGTGTACGAGAAACATATTTATGATCGCTTATGGTCAGATGTGTCTCCTGTAGAATCTCCAGTAAATTCCGGTGCTTCCACTCCTAGAGTATTTGAACGTCCGGCTTCCGAAGTAAATCTGCATTTTGCTATGTCTCCATTAGACAGTGTTCAGTTGAACGAGAACTTGCGACAGTTGAGTTTGCAACGACAAGTTCAGGACTTTTCTGAACCCGGATCTCCTATTTTTTCTTCACTTCCCGGTACTCCTCAAGAAAACAGAGCcattttcaatcttgaCGGGGAGGCGGACCACAGCGATTACTTCTCCAGAAGTTTGGGCTCTGGCTCGTACAGACCAGCAATGGCTAGAACAGGCTCGTCTTATAACCAATTAATTTCTTCGAGTGTAGGATCACCTGTTCACATTTCCAGAATTAATTCTGACGTAAACTTGAGCACAGATACTTTATCTAAGGTTCCATCCTATAATGAAGCCTTGAAGGGAGATGCAGAGGAAATAGTACTTGCACCAATGTATGAGCCACCATTGCCTGGTTCCCAGATTAATCTTGCTGAAGTGAACAAGaggtttgaagaaatgagaCCCAGTCCTGTGCCACAGCAGACTACATTTAAAAACAGATCGTTATTGTCGCGTGGGTCTAGTAGCGCAAACTTGCGCAATTTGTCTTCCGGCAACTCGTCACCTTCAAACTCTCGTAACgtctcttcttccaaccTAGCTGGATTGTCCAGATCCTCATCTAAGAGAAGTCTTGTTGGTAGTGGAAGCAACAGTAATGGAAGCAGTGGTGTTAGTTTGAATGCTCATCTGCCGAAGCCGTCTACATCTCCTATAG tGCATAACAGCACTTTTAAAACACAAGACTTGCCTTCTCATTTGATGCTCCATACACAGTCGACGTCCAGTTTGAAAACCAAGCCTTCTTCTAGTGCAGCTGACAGAAGTGCAGCTGCCAATGGAGCACCCATGAAGTCCGCTTCCAGTTTGAGTTTACACAACTTACAATTTTTGAACAgaaaaaaggaaaagaaagaaaaatga